AAGCAACAAAGGTTCATCTATGACCCTGCATCACCAAGTACTGTAAGTCAATTTTAAGACCATTAAATTCTcaataaaatctttattttcatgttttggtATTTGTGATTCTGGACTGGTGTGTCAATTAATTTATAAAACTAAATCTAAAGTTTGGTGCAAAGACAATATGGTCATTTCACATTGTCGATAAATTGATTTAACTCTTTTTTGCACACTAAATAGTAAGCTGAAATCATAGGACCTTCTGCTTCAAAATTTGTTCACATTATCAGAGCAGCAAAGAAGAGGCGGCCACAGAGAAACAAGCAGCAGAAAATCTGAAGAAAGAGGAAGAGGAGAAATTTGCTCAACTGCCTCGAAAAGAGGTAGGGAATGTTTTGAagaacatttatatgtttttattaccttggtacatgtataactagAATTGCTACATCATTAAATGTGGCAAATAATTCACTCATTGTCctcttgtttgttgttattcAAACTTACCTGTTAGTATTTGGATTTTGTAGGTTATCAGGCGGCTACGAGAGAGGAATGAACCAATCCGGCTGTTTGCAGAATCAGACTTTGAAGCATACATTCGTTTAAAGAAACTGGAGGCTTTAGAACCTGAAGTTAATAAGGTATGGTTATATTGAACTCTACAAACTTTTTGTACAAGTACTTCTATACATATTCTCTgacccaactacatgtattaatatttctttaacCATCAGctcataaatataacatttcgGTTGATTCTGTTTATGCaacagtataatttttttttaaagagttgAACAGGGTTATGATAGATTCCATGTTGCTTGCTGTTATGTCTGTTCAAATCTTTGCTGTAAAATTTATGTGTGTTCATTCCCTTTATGTCCATGGTATTTCTTCAGggttttgaaaatgattttcaagCTGCAATGGAGAAAGTTGACAAGGAATATCTGAATGATCTTTTAAACTCTGGAGGAGAAAGTGATGGGAATTCTAATGATGTCTCGGTTAAGGATGATGGCACTACAGAGGAAGATATGAAAGTAAGACTTTCTGTAAGACTTACCACTGATCTGTTAGTTTTTGAGACCAATCATATACCACTGAAGAATAGTATTTTCTATAGATGTAAAACCTGTCAAAGCATTTTGAAGCAGTCATTGAAAATGGCTCTAccataaattatatacatgcataagttCAGTGTAGCAGAATTTTGTTTGCGAGGTTattggttttaaattttgaagtttttgtagGTTTGAAAGATTTTCCAAGCTTAATCTAGAAAATTTGAAACTTCATTTGTTATTTCCAGAAAATGAGGGATGAACTTGGTCAAGGGGACACAGATAAAGATCAGGAGACCATTTTGAGATACTTAAAGGTTAGGTTtgctttgcatttttttaaccatcaaattaattaatcattATAAATTAATAATGGTAACTACAACATCTGATAGAAATATTGTATTTGCAGgacaaaaattttgtaaatacatttttcatgTTCCTGAAAATTTAGCACCATTTAGATTTCACAGTAATGTATCATTTTGTCTTTAGATGTGATTCATTGTTTGAAGTATTCTTGTGTGATTCTTGCTCTCCAGTTTTATTGAACGTTGGGGAGAAACCTTAAATGCAAGGAATGAGGAATACAAGCGGAGCATCAAAGGGAAGATGGCTAGTGCCACTCATACTCAGACTGTAGCATACATGAAGCCTCTCTTCAGACACCTCAAGCAAAAGGTATTTAAATGTGTGTGTAGCATTATGTCTCTTGGCAGATTTTCACCTGTGTGGATTCTGTGGTCCCATTTGAAACACAGATTTTCCTCAAAATTACTTTTGGTTGTGGGATTAGGTGATCATTGTATGTTCAGTT
Above is a window of Liolophura sinensis isolate JHLJ2023 chromosome 7, CUHK_Ljap_v2, whole genome shotgun sequence DNA encoding:
- the LOC135470022 gene encoding LOW QUALITY PROTEIN: pre-mRNA-splicing factor 18-like (The sequence of the model RefSeq protein was modified relative to this genomic sequence to represent the inferred CDS: deleted 1 base in 1 codon); this translates as MDILKAEIARKRKQLEQCEVVAPDKKFFKRGDLAKKQEEEYWKKQQRFIYDPASPSTSSKEEAATEKQAAENLKKEEEEKFAQLPRKEVIRRLRERNEPIRLFAESDFEAYIRLKKLEALEPEVNKGFENDFQAAMEKVDKEYLNDLLNSGGESDGNSNDVSVKDDGTTEEDMKKMRDELGQGDTDKDQETILRYLKVSFIERWGETLNARNEEYKRSIKGKMASATHTQTVAYMKPLFRHLKQKVFKCVKVEVDILESMVEITRYMMDRNYLKVCYDVYLEMAIGNAPWPIGVTMVGIHARTGREKISSRYVAHVLNDETQRKYIQGLKRLMTQCQKMFPTDPSHSVNYEKD